TCGATCACCAGCAGCTTGGAATGATCGAACGGGCCTTCGTCGCGCCACACCCGGCAATGGCCTTTCAGGACCTGATCGAACTGGGCCGTCATCGCCCGGTCGACGAGCAGCAGATTGTTGGCGGCCGGCACCACGATGTCGATGGTCACGCCCCGGCGGGCGGCGGTGTTCAGCGCGCTGATCAGTTCCCGGTCCGGCAGGAAATAGGGCGACATGATGCGGATGGTGCTGTTGGCCACCGAAAACGCGCCCATCAGCATCTTGTGGTTGCTTTCGAGGCTGGCGTCGGGGCCGGAGGGAAGCGCCCGCATCAGAAGCGGCGCACCGGGCTCCACCTCGGCGGGCTGGATTTCCCATGCCTCGCCCTCCAGCCTTTCGTCGGTGGCAAACAGCCAGTCCTCGGCGGCAATTGCGAATATGTCGGCCACGACGGCGCCCCGGATGCGGAAATGGGTGTCGCGGGCGCTGGCGTCGCCGGCGAATTCGGACGTGAAGCCCTGCCGGATGTTCATGCCGCCGGCGAAGGCGACGGCCCCGTCGACCACGAGGATCTTGCGGTGGGTGCGCAGATTGGCATAGGGCAGCCGCAGGCCGACGATGATACGCCCGTTGAAGACGCGCGCCTGCACCCCGCCTTCGCGCAGATAGCCGACGATGCTGGGCACCGAATAGCGCGCGCCGACCGCGTCGATCAGCACCCGCACGGTGACGCCGCGTTTCACCGCCGCAATCAGCGCATCGGCAAAGCGCAGGCCGATCGCATCGCGGTCGAAAATATAGGTTTCCAGAAGAATGCTGCGTTGCGCGCCCGCTATCGCTTCGATCATCGCCCCGTAGGCCTGATCGCCGCTCTTCAGCATCCCGATGGAATTGCCGCAGACCATGTGATGATGGGTGAGCCTGTCGCCGACCCGCTTGAGGGCCGCGAACCGCCCCCCGAAGCGCTGCGCCACCAGCTCGTCGGTAACGTCAGCGCCCGGATGCGAGGATTTGCCGTGGCCGGCGGCAGAGCGCTCGGCGGCGATGTTATCGCGGCGCATGCGGTTGACGCCCGCCACGGCATAGATCAGCGCGCCGACGATGGGCGACAGCATGATCACGCCCACCCAGCCGATGGCCGAGCGCACTTCCTCCTTGGTCATGGCGGCATGAATGCCGGCGATGGCGGCAATCACGAAGGAAATGACCGCCAGTATATGCGGCCAGTATTCCTGCAACACAGTCCACACGCGCGCAACGCTCCAAAAAATCCGCAGGCCGGGGGACGGTCGGTGGCCGAAATCTGACCCCCGTGTCCTGAGTCCGGGCGCTTGATGAATGGAGCGAGTATGAAGCGATGCCGTTGCGAAGTCCATCGCCCGCACCACCCGTTCCCCCGGTGCCGGCGGGGTTTCACGCGCGGGCGAGCATCGGCCTTATGCCGGCGATGACGTGGATCGCCGGGGCCGGAAAGAAGCCGCGGCAGGGATCACGCGCCGGGATGCCGGATACGCGCCGGTCAGATCGCCGGCTCAGGGATCGGGAGCGACGGCGCAGACATTGGAGCGGGTGAGGAAGCGCTTTTCGCGGCCATTGTCGAGCGAGAACATGCCACCGCGCCCTGCCACCACATCGATGGTGAGGTCGGTGTGCTTCCACGCCTCATATTGGGATTCGCTGATATAGACGGGCGTGTCGCCGATCGTGCCCAGAAGCACGTCGCGGTCGCCGACGATGAAGTCGCCGCGCGGATAGCACATGGGCGAGGAGCCGTCGCAGCAGCCGCCGGACTGGTGGAACAGAACCGGGCCGTGATCGGCGATGATCTCGTCCAGCAGCCTGATCGCCTCCGGCGTGGCCGAGACTTTTCCGAGGGAAGTCGTGTCTCGCGAAGAAGCTTTGTCGGACATCAGAACCTCCTGCCGTCGCGTGAGCGGCGGCGCGGCCGCAGGGGCCGCACCGCCATGGCTTAAAGCGTGTCGCGATCTTTCAGATTCGCTCCTTACGCTTTAAGCTGTTGTATGTAAGCATGTCGTTATCCCGAAACCGGTTCCCACTTTCGGGCGACGTGCTTGAGTGCGTATCAGAAGAAGCCGAGCTTCTTCGGGCTGTAGCTGACCAGCATGTTCTTGGTCTGCTGATAGTGATCGAGCATCATCTTGTGGTTCTCGCGGCCGATGCCCGACTGCTTGTAGCCGCCGAAGGCCGCATGGGCCGGATAGGCGTGGTAGCAGTTGGTCCACACGCGTCCGGCCTGAATGGCGCGGCCGAAGCGGTAGGCGCGGTTTCCGTCGCGGGTCCACACGCCCGCACCCAGACCGTAGAGCGTGTCGTTGGCGATAGACAGCGCTTCCTCATCATCCCTGAAGGTGGTTACGGACACGACCGGCCCGAAGATCTCCTCCTGGAAGACGCGCATCTTGTTGGTGCCCTTGAAGACCGTCGGCTTGACGTAGTAGCCGCCGGCGAGATCGCCCGGCAGTTCGTTGCGCTCGCCGCCGGTCAGCACCTGCGCCCCTTCCTGCTTTCCGATATCCAGATAGGAAAGGATCTTCTCAAGCTGCTCGGAAGATGCCTGCGCGCCGATCATGGTGGCGGGATCGAGCGGGTCGCCCTGCACGATGGCTTCGACGCGTTTGATCGCCTTTTCCATGAAGCGGTCGTAGATCTTCTCATGGATCAGCGCCCGGCTCGGGCAGGTGCAGACCTCGCCCTGATTGAGCGCGAACATGACGAAGCCCTCGATCGCCTTGTCAAGGAAGTCGTCATCCTCGGCCGCCACGTCGGAGAAGAAGATGTTGGGCGACTTGCCGCCGAGTTCCAGCGTCACCGGAATGAGGTTCTGGCTGGCATATTGCATGATCAGCCGGCCCGTCGTCGTCTCGCCGGTGAAGGCGATCTTGGCGATGCGCGGGTTGGAGGCGAGCGGCTTGCCGGCCTCCAGGCCGAAGCCGTTGACCACGTTGAGCACGCCGGGCGGCAGGATGTCCGCGATCAGCCCGAGCAGGATGTGGATCGAGGCCGGGGTCTGCTCGGCCGGCTTCAGCACCACGCAGTTGCCGGCGGCGAGTGCGGGGGCAAGCTTCCACACCGCCATCAGGATGGGGAAGTTCCACGGAATGATCTGCCCGACCACGCCGAGCGGTTCATGGAAGTGGTAGGCCACCGTGTCGTGGTCGATTTCGGAAATCCCGCCTTCCTGCGCGCGCACCGCGCCGGCGAAATAGCGGAAATGATCGATGGCCAGCGGAATGTCGGCGGCCGTCGTTTCGCGGATCGGCTTGCCGTTGTCCCATGTTTCCGCAAGCGCCAGCGTGGCGAGGTTTTCCTCCATCCTGTCGGCGATGCGGTTGAGCAGAAGGGCGCGCTCGGCGGCACTGGTCTGGCCCCATTTTTCGCGGGCGGCATGGGCTGCGTCCAGTGCCGCCTCGACATCGGCCGCTTCCGAGCGGGCGATCTCGCACAGAACCTGTCCGTTCACCGGCGAGGTGTTCTCGAAGGTCTTGCCGGATTTGGAAGGTACGTATTTGCCGCCGATGAAATTGCCGTAGCTCTTAGCGTAAGGCGATTTGGCGGTTCGATGGAATTCCACTTTGTTCATGTCTTCCTCCCAGAAAACAGCACCGCCTCATGCGGCGCGTCGAAGTGAAGTGTTTCCTTACCTGTGCTCCGTGTCAGCCCTTCGATGGCAGATGCTTCAGGCCAACTGTCTCAGCCTTGCGACACTTGTCCGTGGAAAAATGCCGTGGCTGTCCAAAAAATGGGCCGTCCAAAAATCGGCCGACCAAAATGCCGGCGGCGGAAAACCGCCTGTCAGTTCGCACCGCGCAGGCCGAACCTGCCGAGCTTGCGGTGCAGCGTGGCGCGTGACATGCCAAGCGCGCGCGCCGCCGCCGTCACATTGCCGTTGGAGCGGATCAGCGCGCGTTCCAGCACCATGCGCTCCGCCTGCCGCAGGTCCTCCGAGAAGCTGGTGTCGCCGCCGAGCAGATCGGCTGCGGGCAGCGGACGGGCCAGCACTTCCGGGGTCAGGCCGAGGGCGATGCGGGCCGAGCGGGTCGCACCCACCACCAGATCGTCCCGGTCGACAGCCAGAAACGCGCCCGGCGCCTGATCGGGCGTCGGCGCCATCACGATGCGCGCGTCCGGATAGGCGAGCCGGAAGTTTTCCGCCTCGATGCGGCGCACCGCATCGCCAAGCGCCATGGCGATCAGGTGAATGAAGCTCTCGGTCAGGTCCGCCCGGCAGGACGAAACGTCGAGCGCGGCGGCGAGATTGCCTTCGTGGTCGTAGATCGGCGCGGTGGTGCACGACAAAAGCGTGTTCTTTGAATAGAAATGCTGGTCGCGGTGGATGGTCAGCGCACGCCCTTCCACGAGGCAAGTTCCGATGCCGTTGGTGCCTTCGCTCTCCTCGCTCCAGACGGTGCCCGTCCACAGCCCCCAGTGCTCGAACGTCTCGTCGTCGGCGGCAGCGCCGCGCCGCTCGATGGGCACGCCGTCGCGGTCGGCCAGCAGCACGCAGCAGCCGATGCCGCCCACCGCCAGATAAAGCCGGTCGAGGCTCGCCTGCGAGGCGCGCAGCAAACGCTCGACACGCTGGCGGGCGTGATTGAGCTCATGATCGGTAACCCGGAGCGGCGCCCTGCGCTCAGCCGGGTCGAGCTTGTGCAGCGCCGACGAGCGCCGCCATGAAGCGACCAGCGCCGATTTCGCGGCGGCGTCGGATTCGATGGCAGCGTGAATTCTGCTGGCATGCTGCGCAACTACGGATGCACCCATCGGCTCCTCCCGGGCGGCTTCCTTTGCCTCACAAAACGCCGTGCGTTGCTTCAGGAGTTACGCATCAGCGCATTGTTCCGAGGCCTGTTCCTGTCCGGGCATCCTCCACCCTGCCCGGCATTGCCTCAGGGGCCGTCACAGGCCCTTCCTTCGAGTGTAGCCTCCGGTCCGGTTACTTGCAAATCCGACCAAGGGAGCATGCCGGGCGCACACGCAGAATTGAAGTCAGTCCGCCTCGGGCAGCCAGATCATGAACGCGGTGCCTTTGCCGGGTTCGCTTTCGACCATGATCTTGCCGCCCTGACGGTCGATCAGCTTCCGGGTGATCGACAGGCCAAGGCCGGTGCCTTCGCGGCGCTTGGTGGTGAAGAAGGGATCGAAGGCCTTGCGCAGCGTTTCCGCCGACATGCCGATGCCGGTGTCGGCCACGGTGATGGTGAGGCCGCTGCG
Above is a window of Aquamicrobium lusatiense DNA encoding:
- a CDS encoding DUF779 domain-containing protein, coding for MSDKASSRDTTSLGKVSATPEAIRLLDEIIADHGPVLFHQSGGCCDGSSPMCYPRGDFIVGDRDVLLGTIGDTPVYISESQYEAWKHTDLTIDVVAGRGGMFSLDNGREKRFLTRSNVCAVAPDP
- the adh gene encoding aldehyde dehydrogenase, with product MNKVEFHRTAKSPYAKSYGNFIGGKYVPSKSGKTFENTSPVNGQVLCEIARSEAADVEAALDAAHAAREKWGQTSAAERALLLNRIADRMEENLATLALAETWDNGKPIRETTAADIPLAIDHFRYFAGAVRAQEGGISEIDHDTVAYHFHEPLGVVGQIIPWNFPILMAVWKLAPALAAGNCVVLKPAEQTPASIHILLGLIADILPPGVLNVVNGFGLEAGKPLASNPRIAKIAFTGETTTGRLIMQYASQNLIPVTLELGGKSPNIFFSDVAAEDDDFLDKAIEGFVMFALNQGEVCTCPSRALIHEKIYDRFMEKAIKRVEAIVQGDPLDPATMIGAQASSEQLEKILSYLDIGKQEGAQVLTGGERNELPGDLAGGYYVKPTVFKGTNKMRVFQEEIFGPVVSVTTFRDDEEALSIANDTLYGLGAGVWTRDGNRAYRFGRAIQAGRVWTNCYHAYPAHAAFGGYKQSGIGRENHKMMLDHYQQTKNMLVSYSPKKLGFF
- a CDS encoding phospholipase D-like domain-containing protein encodes the protein MWTVLQEYWPHILAVISFVIAAIAGIHAAMTKEEVRSAIGWVGVIMLSPIVGALIYAVAGVNRMRRDNIAAERSAAGHGKSSHPGADVTDELVAQRFGGRFAALKRVGDRLTHHHMVCGNSIGMLKSGDQAYGAMIEAIAGAQRSILLETYIFDRDAIGLRFADALIAAVKRGVTVRVLIDAVGARYSVPSIVGYLREGGVQARVFNGRIIVGLRLPYANLRTHRKILVVDGAVAFAGGMNIRQGFTSEFAGDASARDTHFRIRGAVVADIFAIAAEDWLFATDERLEGEAWEIQPAEVEPGAPLLMRALPSGPDASLESNHKMLMGAFSVANSTIRIMSPYFLPDRELISALNTAARRGVTIDIVVPAANNLLLVDRAMTAQFDQVLKGHCRVWRDEGPFDHSKLLVIDGTWAFVGSSNIDPRSLRLNFEIDLEVLDRDFAGQIDARIAAIVAHARPVKLAELRARPFARRLVDRILWLGSPYL
- a CDS encoding helix-turn-helix domain-containing protein, which translates into the protein MGASVVAQHASRIHAAIESDAAAKSALVASWRRSSALHKLDPAERRAPLRVTDHELNHARQRVERLLRASQASLDRLYLAVGGIGCCVLLADRDGVPIERRGAAADDETFEHWGLWTGTVWSEESEGTNGIGTCLVEGRALTIHRDQHFYSKNTLLSCTTAPIYDHEGNLAAALDVSSCRADLTESFIHLIAMALGDAVRRIEAENFRLAYPDARIVMAPTPDQAPGAFLAVDRDDLVVGATRSARIALGLTPEVLARPLPAADLLGGDTSFSEDLRQAERMVLERALIRSNGNVTAAARALGMSRATLHRKLGRFGLRGAN